The Coffea arabica cultivar ET-39 chromosome 3c, Coffea Arabica ET-39 HiFi, whole genome shotgun sequence genome contains a region encoding:
- the LOC113734651 gene encoding auxin-induced protein PCNT115-like, with translation MAASEEVKVPRIKLGSQGFEVSAQGLGCMGMSGSYGPPKPEPDMIKLIHHAISRGITHLDTSDFYGPHINEILIGKALKEGLREKVELATKFALSFEDGNFIIHGDPAYVRAACEASLKRLDVDCIDLYYQHRIDTHVPIEVTIGELKKLVEEGKIKYIGLSEASASTIRRAHAVHPITAIQLEWSLWSRDVEEEIIPTCRELGIGIVAYSPLGQGFFSSGPKLIENLTEGDYRKYQPRFQAENLEHNKNLYERVNAIASRKGCTPSQLALAWVHHQGNDVCPIPGTTKIQNLDQNIGALSVKLSAEDKAELESIAAAVKGNRYATDANTWKTSDTPPLSTWKST, from the exons ATGGCGGCTTCAGAAGAAGTGAAAGTGCCAAGAATCAAGCTGGGCTCGCAAGGTTTTGAAGTTTCAGCTCAAGGGCTGGGCTGCATGGGCATGTCAGGCTCCTACGGGCCGCCAAAGCCCGAGCCTGATATGATCAAACTCATCCACCATGCTATTAGCAGAGGTATCACCCATCTTGACACCTCCGATTTCTATGGACCCCACATCAACGAAATCCTCATAGGCAAG GCCTTGAAGGAAGGAttgagagagaaagtggagctAGCAACAAAATTTGCATTGAGCTTTGAGGATGGGAATTTTATTATACATGGTGATCCAGCCTATGTGAGAGCAGCGTGTGAGGCCAGCTTGAAGCGGCTTGATGTGGACTGCATTGATCTCTATTATCAGCATCGCATTGATACACATGTGCCCATTGAAGTCACG ATAGGAGAACTTAAGAAACTGGTTGAAGAGGGTAAAATAAAGTATATAGGTCTATCCGAGGCCTCAGCTTCAACAATTAGAAGAGCACATGCTGTTCATCCAATAACAGCTATACAGTTGGAGTGGTCATTGTGGAGCAGAGATGTTGAGGAAGAGATCATTCCCACTTGCAG AGAGCTTGGCATAGGGATTGTTGCATACAGTCCACTCGGACAAGGATTCTTCTCTTCAGGTCCAAAGCTGATCGAGAATTTGACTGAAGGTGACTACCGAAAG TATCAGCCAAGGTTTCAAGCAGAGAATTTGGAGCACAACAAGAACTTGTATGAGCGGGTCAATGCCATTGCTTCAAGGAAGGGTTGTACTCCATCACAGCTAGCATTGGCCTGGGTCCATCACCAAGGCAATGATGTTTGCCCCATACCTGGCACTACCAAGATTCAGAACCTCGATCAGAATATAGGAGCTTTGTCTGTAAAACTGTCCGCAGAGGATAAGGCGGAACTCGAATCTATTGCTGCCGCTGTCAAGGGTAATAGATATGCGACTGACGCCAACACTTGGAAAACTTCCGACACTCCACCTTTGTCAACCTGGAAGAGCACATGA
- the LOC113734652 gene encoding putative late blight resistance protein homolog R1A-3 — MEMASTCSIDRVLLDLESLLNSFQDRYVPDGVLAAIERMKFLKTFVMCARKWSQSNDLYLESDNVVKKVSLPSFLSCIEDTFHKYEEDIHSLSHRSETDEYGMFFEIEEQIKLLKQEIIQIYFALASSRSLQSNSCMTDDELMEFIDLILQNLADLTNDYMHPQISESFVYAILSAQVQALEAKLTFLKSFIPFAKLRGTADIPTSLLAHFEVVALNAARLSYMCSFREDEDLHNLDLCCMVYEQQQKITPIDFQVYEIFMEVLRATRSSKSLHDRMMDKQILNNFNDSLISCLWELLCCSSSFMDSMKDEMRILYAGLRFLRSILREQQEKMDEQNEKIGSLLSEAGIIICSPSLNRVKGGEVSFSESTDALDCYDMLANTNIHIEHFKDQISGSSIIETIPSFHSLRAPEVSKTSHRMLSKGQMPITHEVMVGLDDDAAKVIERLIWGADQVEIVPIVGMAGLGKTTLAKKVYNDSSVICNFHIRLWCTVSQAYNMKNVLLQILCSDGKHSRKDDKLKNLDEHALLEKLYKKLKENRYLVVFDDVWDIKVWNELGISLPDDKKGSRIIFTSRSSNVALQVEYGGKPHYLHPLSEKESFELLQKKVFGEEDCPQALHGLGMEIAKKCRGLPLALVVVAGVLATIEHDICVWEKFAESFTSTTVADAEQCKKSMELSYGHLPYHLKACLLYFAAFREDEKIGAKELMCLWVAEGFVEIIEGKRSEDIAEEYLMDLIGRNLVMVSENRSIGGVKTCYVHDLIFEFCKGEAKEKKFLQVLRGYDELSTFNEPPNLPRLSICSNGEDFIKSKLFCPHLDTLLFHDATLGDKFELRDISFLFCIYKHLKVLNLEGIILRLKELPAEVESLLCLRYLALRALFMEFIPPSIAKLSHLETFSLNSFEAVSLPDSIWNMEKLRHVHVRPGVVIPLSSDDSGVENLSNLETLSALFLYLDEEGENLLRRIPNVRRLKIFDLGEQNRVCCNMSRLACLESLAWLGSYSSGSWEHVELSFPMNLKKLSLSGLALPCRKMSLMEQLPNLEVLKLRAQSTEGQKWELMEGGFPKLRVLTLEYVQIVEWTEADPDSDDYFPCLQQLKLRSISKLEMMPSCLGRISTLETIKMNGCGDGVKSLVREIEEAQEYNGNENLKIIIID, encoded by the coding sequence ATGGAGATggcctccacttgcagcatcgatCGGGTCTTACTTGATCTAGAGTCGCTCCTGAACAGCTTCCAAGACCGGTATGTTCCTGACGGTGTTCTTGCTGCAATCGAACGCAtgaaatttctcaaaacatTTGTTATGTGTGCAAGAAAGTGGAGCCAAAGCAACGATCTGTACTTGGAATCTGACAATGTTGTGAAGAAGGTGAGTCTTCCATCTTTCTTATCTTGCATCGAAGATACCTTTCACAAATATGAGGAGGATATTCACTCTCTTTCCCATAGATCAGAAACGGACGAATATGGAATGTTCTTCGAAATTGAGGAACAGATCAAATTACTTAAGcaagaaatcatccaaatttacTTTGCTTTGGCAAGCAGCAGGTCATTGCAATCAAATTCTTGTATGACAGATGATGAACTAATGGAATTCATAGACCTCATCCTGCAAAATCTAGCAGATTTGACAAATGACTATATGCATCCGCAAATTAGTGAATCGTTTGTTTATGCTATTTTGagtgctcaagtccaagcccttgAAGCAAAGCTAACATTCTTGAAAAGCTTCATTCCCTTTGCCAAATTGCGAGGAACTGCAGATATTCCTACCTCGCTATTGGCTCACTTTGAAGTGGTGGCTTTGAACGCAGCACGCCTCTCTTACATGTGTTCTTTTCGGGAAGATGAGGATCTGCACAATCTTGACTTGTGCTGCATGGTATATGAGCAACAACAGAAAATCACACCTATAGATTTTCAAGTCTATGAGATTTTTATGGAAGTTCTTAGAGCTACAAGATCCTCAAAATCATTGCATGATAGAATGATGGATAAGCAGATATTAAACAACTTCAATGATTCTCTCATAAGTTGTCTCTGGGAGCTGTTATGCTGCAGCTCTAGCTTTATGGATTCTATGAAAGATGAAATGCGAATACTCTATGCAGGACTGAGGTTTTTGAGAAGCATTTTAAGGGAGCAGCAGGAGAAAATGGATGAACAAAACGAAAAAATTGGTTCACTTCTTAGTGAGGCAGGCATTATAATTTGCTCGCCTTCTCTAAACAGAGTGAAAGGAGGAGAAGTTAGCTTCTCAGAGTCCACAGATGCCCTTGACTGTTATGATATGCTGGCTAATACCAACATCCATATCGAACATTTTAAGGATCAGATCAGTGGCTCAAGCATTATTGAAACTATTCCTTCCTTTCATAGCTTAAGAGCACCAGAAGTTAGCAAGACTTCCCACCGCATGCTATCAAAAGGTCAAATGCCAATAACCCATGAAGTCATGGTTGGTCTTGATGATGATGCAGCAAAAGTAATTGAACGACTTATATGGGGAGCGGATCAGGTGGAAATTGTTCCCATTGTGGGAATGGCTGGGCTTGGTAAGACGACTTTAGCcaaaaaagtttacaatgataGTTCAGTAATCTGTAACTTCCACATTCGTCTTTGGTGTACTGTTTCTCAAGCCTACAACATGAAAAATGTGTTACTTCAAATTTTGTGCTCTGATGGCAAACATTCCAGGAAGGATGATAAGTTAAAAAATCTGGATGAACATGCGTTGCTGGAAAAGCTCTACAAAAAGCTAAAGGAGAATCGGTATCTTGTTGTTTTTGATGATGTCTGGGACATTAAGGTATGGAATGAGCTGGGAATTTCATTGCCGGATGATAAGAAAGGAAGTAGAATCATCTTCACGAGTCGATCTTCTAATGTGGCTTTACAGGTTGAATATGGGGGGAAACCTCACTATCTTCACCCGCTTAGTGAGAAAGAAAGTTTTGAATTACTGCAGAAGAAGGTATTTGGAGAAGAAGATTGTCCTCAAGCATTGCATGGATTGGGAATGGAGATTGCCAAAAAGTGCAGGGGATTGCCACTTGCACTTGTTGTTGTAGCTGGAGTACTAGCAACCATAGAGCATGATATTTGTGTTTGGGAAAAATTTGCTGAAAGTTTCACTTCAACCACGGTGGCTGATGCAGAACAATGCAAAAAGTCGATGGAGCTCAGTTATGGGCATTTACCATATCACTTGAAGGCATGCTTGCTGTATTTTGCTGCATTTCGAGAGGATGAAAAAATTGGTGCCAAGGAGTTGATGTGTCTCTGGGTTGCAGAAGGGTTTGTGGAAATAATTGAAGGAAAGAGATCAGAGGATATTGCAGAAGAATATCTGATGGACCTGATTGGCCGAAACTTAGTTATGGTAAGTGAAAACAGATCCATTGGTGGAGTCAAAACTTGTTACGTTCACGATTTGATATTTGAGTTCTGTAAAGGCGAggcgaaagaaaagaaatttcttcaGGTCTTGCGAGGATATGATGAGCTTTCTACCTTTAATGAGCCTCCCAACCTACCTCGGTTGTCCATTTGCTCCAATGGAGAGGATTTTATAAAGTCAAAGCTCTTTTGTCCACATTTAGATACTCTGCTATTCCATGATGCTACTCTAGGAGATAAGTTTGAGTTGCGTGACATCTCCTTCCTTTTTTGCATCTACAAACATCTTAAAGTTTTGAATTTAGAGGGCATTATCCTAAGGCTGAAGGAGCTTCCAGCTGAAGTCGAATCACTTCTTTGTTTGAGGTACTTAGCCCTTAGAGCTCTGTTCATGGAATTCATTCCACCATCTATAGCCAAGCTCTCACATTTGGAAACCTTCAGTCTAAATTCTTTTGAGGCGGTTTCATTGCCAGATAGCATCTGGAACATGGAGAAGTTGAGGCATGTACATGTAAGGCCTGGCGTCGTTATTCCTCTCTCCTCCGATGACAGCGGTGTTGAAAACCTCTCTAATTTAGAGACACTCTCTGCTCTGTTTCTTTATCTTGACGAAGAGGGAGAGAACTTGTTGAGAAGGATTCCCAACGTTCGCCGACTTAAAATTTTCGATTTGGGGGAACAAAACAGAGTATGCTGCAACATGAGTCGACTAGCATGCCTAGAATCACTCGCCTGGTTGGGCAGTTACTCCTCAGGTTCATGGGAGCATGTTGAGCTTTCTTTTCCcatgaatttgaagaagttgagCCTTAGCGGTCTGGCTCTTCCCTGTAGAAAAATGTCATTGATGGAACAACTACCCAATCTTGAAGTCCTCAAATTACGAGCCCAGTCGACGGAGGGCCAAAAATGGGAGCTGATGGAAGGAGGATTCCCTAAACTCAGGGTCTTGACTTTGGAATATGTACAGATTGTTGAGTGGACAGAGGCAGACCCTGACAGTGATGATTACTTCCCGTGCCTTCAGCAATTAAAACTCCGAAGCATTTCTAAATTGGAAATGATGCCTTCTTGTTTAGGGCGTATATCTACTCTTGAAACCATTAAAATGAATGGGTGTGGAGATGGCGTCAAGTCTTTGGTAAGGGAAATTGAAGAAGCACAGGAATATAATGGAAATGAGAACCTGAAGATCATCATCATAGATTGA